Proteins from a genomic interval of Ciona intestinalis chromosome 9, KH, whole genome shotgun sequence:
- the LOC100177259 gene encoding guanine nucleotide exchange factor VAV2-like isoform X3 → MEKELWRQCVRWLTDTGVLPRDHKTCQPHAVVFDLAQTLRDGVILCNLLNVIQPGSVDFTQINLRPQMLQFSCLQNIRTTLHALNNVFRLQETFLPSDLYDMTNIPLVLQVLSLLSQTPASQYKFRPFPESHVGRKQMYNHEEEEDIYSNLADMASQRDLADEEENLYDSVPEDVDEGIYGSLIAVKQATGTLKDKRGYCITEIIETERNYVQHLTMMVGKFIEPFRQHQGIDEKDIRAIFMNIEDLLPIHQDFLRELEKSSSESPSTLSRPFLKFKDRFLLYGLYCSKLIDAQDHLEDVKKMNPRSGMFVEECEARASPSKFKLRELLCVPMQRILKYQLLVKELNKHTIDKHPDKGELAGALESMQELSHYVNEVKRDSEMLITINQVQSCLVEYSTQIPLNSYGRLQKDGELRIKSTMDKKAKSRNTFLFDQALFMTKEENGNYHLKDLLRLEEYKLEEIQQSKGGKWTWNWCLSATKNGCNSYMLYAKTAMDKTKWIEKLKDSFDNISPRELKNKSHNFKMHSFSEPTYCNNCNKLLLGTFYQGYWCQSTNAKCHKHCLGEILKKLDSKAVRASRLYPPNAGSSGPEVPQRGKRTRPFDKKPMEAPSIPPSIPTQPLKAAAAVPPPTMYRAHRDYNGNPRPPFPGVMTISFSSHEYVMVDEEVNSDWWLGHTTTDLDRKGYFPASFVSPVKPRHSRQSSTDSGYSVAEPMPSTPQQLEQFYWYAGTMDRGEAENLLHDKPSGTFLVRTRDGHLAISLIYSKEMKHIRINRSSEGLYFVAECKNFKSVQELIRYYRENSMSSSFLGLETSLQIPYRDPNFFPGMPGPNTRNFPPQPQVPRQGHRPSIPGPQQIVAANGTQYEVISRAVVLFNFSPRSPQELGLREGQPVNVISTAGDAHGWWKGESEGQVGYFPATFVEEIRQ, encoded by the exons ATGGAGAAGGAATTGTGGCGTCAGTGTGTACGCTGGCTGACGGACACTGGTGTACTGCCCAGAGACCATAAAACCTGCCAACCTCATGCTGTTGTGTTTGACCTGGCACAAACATTAAGAGATGGAGTGATACTGTGTAACCTGCTTAATGTGATTCAACCTGGATCAGTGGATTTCACTCAAATTAATTTACGACCACAAATGTTACAG ttCTCATGCTTACAAAACATACGAACCACTCTACATGCGTTGAACAATGTGTTCAGACTGCAGGAGACATTCTTGCCTTCAGATCTCTATGACATGACCAATATTCCTCtg GTTCTTCAAGTTTTATCCTTACTTTCACAAACCCCAGCATCCCAGTATAAGTTCAG GCCATTCCCAGAAAGCCATGTTGGTCGTAAACAAATGTACAACcatgaagaagaagaagatatTTACAGTAACCTTGCTGATATGGCTAG TCAACGAGACCTTGCAGACGAGGAAGAGAATTTATACGACTCCGTACCCGAGGACGTTGATGAAGGGATCTATGGTTCGCTTATCGCTGTCAAACAAGCAACTGGAACCTTGAAG GACAAACGAGGTTATTGCATCACTGAGATAATTGAGACAGAGAGAAACTACGTCCAACACCTTACTATGATGGTGGGAAAGTTCATTGAACCTTTCCGACAACACCAAGGGATTGATGAGAAAGATATAAGGGCAATCTTTATGAATATAGAG GATCTACTTCCAATTCATCAAGATTTTCTTCGTGAGTTGGAGAAAAGTTCAAGTGAAAGTCCTTCCACGTTAAGCAGGCCGTTCCTTAAGTTTAAG GACCGTTTCCTCTTATATGGGTTATACTGCAGCAAGTTAATTGATGCTCAAGATCATTTAGAAGATGTGAAGAAAATGAACCCGAGGTCTGGTATGTttgttgag GAATGTGAAGCAAGGGCTAGCCCAAGTAAATTCAAGTTACGCGAGTTACTATGTGTTCCTATGCAACGTATACTGAAGTATCAGTTGCTGGTTAAG gAATTAAACAAGCACACAATAGATAAGCATCCTGACAAAGGGGAGCTTGCTGGAGCCCTGGAGTCCATGCAG GAGTTATCTCATTATGTGAATGAAGTGAAAAGAGACAGTGAGATGTTGATCACAATCAACCAAGTCCAGTCTTGTCTAGTTGAATATTCAACA CAAATACCATTGAACTCGTACGGACGACTGCAGAAAGATGGAGAACTTCGTATTAAAAGTACGATggataaaaaagcaaaatcaaGAAACACATTCCTGTTTGATCAAGCACTTTTCATGACCAAAGAAGAG AACGGGAATTACCATCTAAAAGATCTTCTTCGTTTGGAAGAATATAAACTCGAAGAAATTCAACAATCCAAGGGTGGAAag tgGACATGGAACTGGTGTTTGTCAGCCACAAAGAATGGGTGTAACTCCTACATGTTGTACGCAAAGACAGCTATGGATAAAACTAAGTGGATCGAAAAACTCAAGGACTCATT TGACAACATCAGTCCACGAGAACTGAAGAACAAATCCCACAACTTCAAGATGCATTCATTCTCTGAGCCTACTTACTGCAACAATTGTAACAAGTTGTTACTGGGGACTTTCTACCAGGGATACTGGTGTCAAA GTACAAATGCTAAATGTCACAAACATTGCCTCGGAGAAATTTTGAAGAAACTCGATTCCAAAGCAGTTCGAGCTTCACGACTTTACCCGCCCAACGCAg GTTCATCAGGACCTGAAGTTCCACAGCGAGGCAAAAGAACTCGTCCTtttgataaa AAACCCATGGAAGCACCAAGCATACCACCAAGTATACCCACTCAACCTTTAAAAGCTG CAGCAGCAGTACCGCCCCCAACAATGTACCGGGCCCATCGTGACTATAACGGCAACCCCCGACCTCCCTTTCCAGGGGTAATGACAATTTCATTCTCGAGTCACGAGTACGTCATGGTGGATGAAGAAGTCAATTCTGATTGGTGGCTG GGGCACACAACAACAGATCTCGATCGGAAAGGTTATTTCCCAGCTTCGTTTGTTAGTCCTGTG AAACCCAGACATAGCAGACAATCATCAACCGACTCCGGTTACAGCGTCGCTGAACCCATGCCTTCAACACCCCAACAACTTGAGCAGTTCTATTG GTATGCTGGAACAATGGACAGAGGTGAGGCTGAGAATTTGTTGCACGATAAACCTTCAGGAACCTTCCTAGTTAGAACCAGGGACGGACATCTGGCTATAAGTCTCAT ATATTCCAAAGAAATGAAACATATTCGTATAAATAGATCAAGTGAAGGATTGTATTTTGTTGCTGAGTGCAAGAATTTTAAATCTGTGCAG GAACTGATTCGATATTATCGTGAAAACTCCATGTCATCATCCTTCTTGGGGTTGGAAACCTCGCTACAAATTCCGTATCGTGACCCCAACTTCTTCCCAGGGATGCCGGGGCCCAACACGCGTAACTTCCCCCCACAACCCCAGGTCCCACGTCAAGGACATAGACCCAGTATACCTGGACCCCAACAAATAG
- the LOC100177259 gene encoding guanine nucleotide exchange factor VAV2-like isoform X2 translates to MEKELWRQCVRWLTDTGVLPRDHKTCQPHAVVFDLAQTLRDGVILCNLLNVIQPGSVDFTQINLRPQMLQFSCLQNIRTTLHALNNVFRLQETFLPSDLYDMTNIPLVLQVLSLLSQTPASQYKFRPFPESHVGRKQMYNHEEEEDIYSNLADMASQRDLADEEENLYDSVPEDVDEGIYGSLIAVKQATGTLKDKRGYCITEIIETERNYVQHLTMMVGKFIEPFRQHQGIDEKDIRAIFMNIEDLLPIHQDFLRELEKSSSESPSTLSRPFLKFKDRFLLYGLYCSKLIDAQDHLEDVKKMNPRSGMFVEECEARASPSKFKLRELLCVPMQRILKYQLLVKELNKHTIDKHPDKGELAGALESMQELSHYVNEVKRDSEMLITINQVQSCLVEYSTQIPLNSYGRLQKDGELRIKSTMDKKAKSRNTFLFDQALFMTKEENGNYHLKDLLRLEEYKLEEIQQSKGGKWTWNWCLSATKNGCNSYMLYAKTAMDKTKWIEKLKDSFDNISPRELKNKSHNFKMHSFSEPTYCNNCNKLLLGTFYQGYWCQSTNAKCHKHCLGEILKKLDSKAVRASRLYPPNAGSSGPEVPQRGKRTRPFDKKPMEAPSIPPSIPTQPLKAAAVPPPTMYRAHRDYNGNPRPPFPGVMTISFSSHEYVMVDEEVNSDWWLGHTTTDLDRKGYFPASFVSPVTTKSSRPERSNNDIQSVPGEFPRRSNHPPVTPPQQAIPLEENIWYAGTMDRGEAENLLHDKPSGTFLVRTRDGHLAISLIYSKEMKHIRINRSSEGLYFVAECKNFKSVQELIRYYRENSMSSSFLGLETSLQIPYRDPNFFPGMPGPNTRNFPPQPQVPRQGHRPSIPGPQQIVAANGTQYEVISRAVVLFNFSPRSPQELGLREGQPVNVISTAGDAHGWWKGESEGQVGYFPATFVEEIRQ, encoded by the exons ATGGAGAAGGAATTGTGGCGTCAGTGTGTACGCTGGCTGACGGACACTGGTGTACTGCCCAGAGACCATAAAACCTGCCAACCTCATGCTGTTGTGTTTGACCTGGCACAAACATTAAGAGATGGAGTGATACTGTGTAACCTGCTTAATGTGATTCAACCTGGATCAGTGGATTTCACTCAAATTAATTTACGACCACAAATGTTACAG ttCTCATGCTTACAAAACATACGAACCACTCTACATGCGTTGAACAATGTGTTCAGACTGCAGGAGACATTCTTGCCTTCAGATCTCTATGACATGACCAATATTCCTCtg GTTCTTCAAGTTTTATCCTTACTTTCACAAACCCCAGCATCCCAGTATAAGTTCAG GCCATTCCCAGAAAGCCATGTTGGTCGTAAACAAATGTACAACcatgaagaagaagaagatatTTACAGTAACCTTGCTGATATGGCTAG TCAACGAGACCTTGCAGACGAGGAAGAGAATTTATACGACTCCGTACCCGAGGACGTTGATGAAGGGATCTATGGTTCGCTTATCGCTGTCAAACAAGCAACTGGAACCTTGAAG GACAAACGAGGTTATTGCATCACTGAGATAATTGAGACAGAGAGAAACTACGTCCAACACCTTACTATGATGGTGGGAAAGTTCATTGAACCTTTCCGACAACACCAAGGGATTGATGAGAAAGATATAAGGGCAATCTTTATGAATATAGAG GATCTACTTCCAATTCATCAAGATTTTCTTCGTGAGTTGGAGAAAAGTTCAAGTGAAAGTCCTTCCACGTTAAGCAGGCCGTTCCTTAAGTTTAAG GACCGTTTCCTCTTATATGGGTTATACTGCAGCAAGTTAATTGATGCTCAAGATCATTTAGAAGATGTGAAGAAAATGAACCCGAGGTCTGGTATGTttgttgag GAATGTGAAGCAAGGGCTAGCCCAAGTAAATTCAAGTTACGCGAGTTACTATGTGTTCCTATGCAACGTATACTGAAGTATCAGTTGCTGGTTAAG gAATTAAACAAGCACACAATAGATAAGCATCCTGACAAAGGGGAGCTTGCTGGAGCCCTGGAGTCCATGCAG GAGTTATCTCATTATGTGAATGAAGTGAAAAGAGACAGTGAGATGTTGATCACAATCAACCAAGTCCAGTCTTGTCTAGTTGAATATTCAACA CAAATACCATTGAACTCGTACGGACGACTGCAGAAAGATGGAGAACTTCGTATTAAAAGTACGATggataaaaaagcaaaatcaaGAAACACATTCCTGTTTGATCAAGCACTTTTCATGACCAAAGAAGAG AACGGGAATTACCATCTAAAAGATCTTCTTCGTTTGGAAGAATATAAACTCGAAGAAATTCAACAATCCAAGGGTGGAAag tgGACATGGAACTGGTGTTTGTCAGCCACAAAGAATGGGTGTAACTCCTACATGTTGTACGCAAAGACAGCTATGGATAAAACTAAGTGGATCGAAAAACTCAAGGACTCATT TGACAACATCAGTCCACGAGAACTGAAGAACAAATCCCACAACTTCAAGATGCATTCATTCTCTGAGCCTACTTACTGCAACAATTGTAACAAGTTGTTACTGGGGACTTTCTACCAGGGATACTGGTGTCAAA GTACAAATGCTAAATGTCACAAACATTGCCTCGGAGAAATTTTGAAGAAACTCGATTCCAAAGCAGTTCGAGCTTCACGACTTTACCCGCCCAACGCAg GTTCATCAGGACCTGAAGTTCCACAGCGAGGCAAAAGAACTCGTCCTtttgataaa AAACCCATGGAAGCACCAAGCATACCACCAAGTATACCCACTCAACCTTTAAAAGCTG CAGCAGTACCGCCCCCAACAATGTACCGGGCCCATCGTGACTATAACGGCAACCCCCGACCTCCCTTTCCAGGGGTAATGACAATTTCATTCTCGAGTCACGAGTACGTCATGGTGGATGAAGAAGTCAATTCTGATTGGTGGCTG GGGCACACAACAACAGATCTCGATCGGAAAGGTTATTTCCCAGCTTCGTTTGTTAGTCCTGTG ACTACTAAATCATCACGGCCAGAACGCTCGAACAATGATATACAGAGCGTACCGGGTGAATTTCCAAGGCGATCCAATCACCCCCCAGTTACACCTCCTCAACAAGCAATACCATTGGAAGAGAATATCtg GTATGCTGGAACAATGGACAGAGGTGAGGCTGAGAATTTGTTGCACGATAAACCTTCAGGAACCTTCCTAGTTAGAACCAGGGACGGACATCTGGCTATAAGTCTCAT ATATTCCAAAGAAATGAAACATATTCGTATAAATAGATCAAGTGAAGGATTGTATTTTGTTGCTGAGTGCAAGAATTTTAAATCTGTGCAG GAACTGATTCGATATTATCGTGAAAACTCCATGTCATCATCCTTCTTGGGGTTGGAAACCTCGCTACAAATTCCGTATCGTGACCCCAACTTCTTCCCAGGGATGCCGGGGCCCAACACGCGTAACTTCCCCCCACAACCCCAGGTCCCACGTCAAGGACATAGACCCAGTATACCTGGACCCCAACAAATAG
- the LOC100177259 gene encoding guanine nucleotide exchange factor VAV2-like isoform X4, whose translation MEKELWRQCVRWLTDTGVLPRDHKTCQPHAVVFDLAQTLRDGVILCNLLNVIQPGSVDFTQINLRPQMLQFSCLQNIRTTLHALNNVFRLQETFLPSDLYDMTNIPLVLQVLSLLSQTPASQYKFRPFPESHVGRKQMYNHEEEEDIYSNLADMASQRDLADEEENLYDSVPEDVDEGIYGSLIAVKQATGTLKDKRGYCITEIIETERNYVQHLTMMVGKFIEPFRQHQGIDEKDIRAIFMNIEDLLPIHQDFLRELEKSSSESPSTLSRPFLKFKDRFLLYGLYCSKLIDAQDHLEDVKKMNPRSGMFVEECEARASPSKFKLRELLCVPMQRILKYQLLVKELNKHTIDKHPDKGELAGALESMQELSHYVNEVKRDSEMLITINQVQSCLVEYSTQIPLNSYGRLQKDGELRIKSTMDKKAKSRNTFLFDQALFMTKEENGNYHLKDLLRLEEYKLEEIQQSKGGKWTWNWCLSATKNGCNSYMLYAKTAMDKTKWIEKLKDSFDNISPRELKNKSHNFKMHSFSEPTYCNNCNKLLLGTFYQGYWCQSTNAKCHKHCLGEILKKLDSKAVRASRLYPPNAGSSGPEVPQRGKRTRPFDKKPMEAPSIPPSIPTQPLKAAAAVPPPTMYRAHRDYNGNPRPPFPGVMTISFSSHEYVMVDEEVNSDWWLGHTTTDLDRKGYFPASFVSPVSVPGEFPRRSNHPPVTPPQQAIPLEENIWYAGTMDRGEAENLLHDKPSGTFLVRTRDGHLAISLIYSKEMKHIRINRSSEGLYFVAECKNFKSVQELIRYYRENSMSSSFLGLETSLQIPYRDPNFFPGMPGPNTRNFPPQPQVPRQGHRPSIPGPQQIVAANGTQYEVISRAVVLFNFSPRSPQELGLREGQPVNVISTAGDAHGWWKGESEGQVGYFPATFVEEIRQ comes from the exons ATGGAGAAGGAATTGTGGCGTCAGTGTGTACGCTGGCTGACGGACACTGGTGTACTGCCCAGAGACCATAAAACCTGCCAACCTCATGCTGTTGTGTTTGACCTGGCACAAACATTAAGAGATGGAGTGATACTGTGTAACCTGCTTAATGTGATTCAACCTGGATCAGTGGATTTCACTCAAATTAATTTACGACCACAAATGTTACAG ttCTCATGCTTACAAAACATACGAACCACTCTACATGCGTTGAACAATGTGTTCAGACTGCAGGAGACATTCTTGCCTTCAGATCTCTATGACATGACCAATATTCCTCtg GTTCTTCAAGTTTTATCCTTACTTTCACAAACCCCAGCATCCCAGTATAAGTTCAG GCCATTCCCAGAAAGCCATGTTGGTCGTAAACAAATGTACAACcatgaagaagaagaagatatTTACAGTAACCTTGCTGATATGGCTAG TCAACGAGACCTTGCAGACGAGGAAGAGAATTTATACGACTCCGTACCCGAGGACGTTGATGAAGGGATCTATGGTTCGCTTATCGCTGTCAAACAAGCAACTGGAACCTTGAAG GACAAACGAGGTTATTGCATCACTGAGATAATTGAGACAGAGAGAAACTACGTCCAACACCTTACTATGATGGTGGGAAAGTTCATTGAACCTTTCCGACAACACCAAGGGATTGATGAGAAAGATATAAGGGCAATCTTTATGAATATAGAG GATCTACTTCCAATTCATCAAGATTTTCTTCGTGAGTTGGAGAAAAGTTCAAGTGAAAGTCCTTCCACGTTAAGCAGGCCGTTCCTTAAGTTTAAG GACCGTTTCCTCTTATATGGGTTATACTGCAGCAAGTTAATTGATGCTCAAGATCATTTAGAAGATGTGAAGAAAATGAACCCGAGGTCTGGTATGTttgttgag GAATGTGAAGCAAGGGCTAGCCCAAGTAAATTCAAGTTACGCGAGTTACTATGTGTTCCTATGCAACGTATACTGAAGTATCAGTTGCTGGTTAAG gAATTAAACAAGCACACAATAGATAAGCATCCTGACAAAGGGGAGCTTGCTGGAGCCCTGGAGTCCATGCAG GAGTTATCTCATTATGTGAATGAAGTGAAAAGAGACAGTGAGATGTTGATCACAATCAACCAAGTCCAGTCTTGTCTAGTTGAATATTCAACA CAAATACCATTGAACTCGTACGGACGACTGCAGAAAGATGGAGAACTTCGTATTAAAAGTACGATggataaaaaagcaaaatcaaGAAACACATTCCTGTTTGATCAAGCACTTTTCATGACCAAAGAAGAG AACGGGAATTACCATCTAAAAGATCTTCTTCGTTTGGAAGAATATAAACTCGAAGAAATTCAACAATCCAAGGGTGGAAag tgGACATGGAACTGGTGTTTGTCAGCCACAAAGAATGGGTGTAACTCCTACATGTTGTACGCAAAGACAGCTATGGATAAAACTAAGTGGATCGAAAAACTCAAGGACTCATT TGACAACATCAGTCCACGAGAACTGAAGAACAAATCCCACAACTTCAAGATGCATTCATTCTCTGAGCCTACTTACTGCAACAATTGTAACAAGTTGTTACTGGGGACTTTCTACCAGGGATACTGGTGTCAAA GTACAAATGCTAAATGTCACAAACATTGCCTCGGAGAAATTTTGAAGAAACTCGATTCCAAAGCAGTTCGAGCTTCACGACTTTACCCGCCCAACGCAg GTTCATCAGGACCTGAAGTTCCACAGCGAGGCAAAAGAACTCGTCCTtttgataaa AAACCCATGGAAGCACCAAGCATACCACCAAGTATACCCACTCAACCTTTAAAAGCTG CAGCAGCAGTACCGCCCCCAACAATGTACCGGGCCCATCGTGACTATAACGGCAACCCCCGACCTCCCTTTCCAGGGGTAATGACAATTTCATTCTCGAGTCACGAGTACGTCATGGTGGATGAAGAAGTCAATTCTGATTGGTGGCTG GGGCACACAACAACAGATCTCGATCGGAAAGGTTATTTCCCAGCTTCGTTTGTTAGTCCTGTG AGCGTACCGGGTGAATTTCCAAGGCGATCCAATCACCCCCCAGTTACACCTCCTCAACAAGCAATACCATTGGAAGAGAATATCtg GTATGCTGGAACAATGGACAGAGGTGAGGCTGAGAATTTGTTGCACGATAAACCTTCAGGAACCTTCCTAGTTAGAACCAGGGACGGACATCTGGCTATAAGTCTCAT ATATTCCAAAGAAATGAAACATATTCGTATAAATAGATCAAGTGAAGGATTGTATTTTGTTGCTGAGTGCAAGAATTTTAAATCTGTGCAG GAACTGATTCGATATTATCGTGAAAACTCCATGTCATCATCCTTCTTGGGGTTGGAAACCTCGCTACAAATTCCGTATCGTGACCCCAACTTCTTCCCAGGGATGCCGGGGCCCAACACGCGTAACTTCCCCCCACAACCCCAGGTCCCACGTCAAGGACATAGACCCAGTATACCTGGACCCCAACAAATAG
- the LOC100177259 gene encoding guanine nucleotide exchange factor VAV2-like isoform X1 → MEKELWRQCVRWLTDTGVLPRDHKTCQPHAVVFDLAQTLRDGVILCNLLNVIQPGSVDFTQINLRPQMLQFSCLQNIRTTLHALNNVFRLQETFLPSDLYDMTNIPLVLQVLSLLSQTPASQYKFRPFPESHVGRKQMYNHEEEEDIYSNLADMASQRDLADEEENLYDSVPEDVDEGIYGSLIAVKQATGTLKDKRGYCITEIIETERNYVQHLTMMVGKFIEPFRQHQGIDEKDIRAIFMNIEDLLPIHQDFLRELEKSSSESPSTLSRPFLKFKDRFLLYGLYCSKLIDAQDHLEDVKKMNPRSGMFVEECEARASPSKFKLRELLCVPMQRILKYQLLVKELNKHTIDKHPDKGELAGALESMQELSHYVNEVKRDSEMLITINQVQSCLVEYSTQIPLNSYGRLQKDGELRIKSTMDKKAKSRNTFLFDQALFMTKEENGNYHLKDLLRLEEYKLEEIQQSKGGKWTWNWCLSATKNGCNSYMLYAKTAMDKTKWIEKLKDSFDNISPRELKNKSHNFKMHSFSEPTYCNNCNKLLLGTFYQGYWCQSTNAKCHKHCLGEILKKLDSKAVRASRLYPPNAGSSGPEVPQRGKRTRPFDKKPMEAPSIPPSIPTQPLKAAAAVPPPTMYRAHRDYNGNPRPPFPGVMTISFSSHEYVMVDEEVNSDWWLGHTTTDLDRKGYFPASFVSPVTTKSSRPERSNNDIQSVPGEFPRRSNHPPVTPPQQAIPLEENIWYAGTMDRGEAENLLHDKPSGTFLVRTRDGHLAISLIYSKEMKHIRINRSSEGLYFVAECKNFKSVQELIRYYRENSMSSSFLGLETSLQIPYRDPNFFPGMPGPNTRNFPPQPQVPRQGHRPSIPGPQQIVAANGTQYEVISRAVVLFNFSPRSPQELGLREGQPVNVISTAGDAHGWWKGESEGQVGYFPATFVEEIRQ, encoded by the exons ATGGAGAAGGAATTGTGGCGTCAGTGTGTACGCTGGCTGACGGACACTGGTGTACTGCCCAGAGACCATAAAACCTGCCAACCTCATGCTGTTGTGTTTGACCTGGCACAAACATTAAGAGATGGAGTGATACTGTGTAACCTGCTTAATGTGATTCAACCTGGATCAGTGGATTTCACTCAAATTAATTTACGACCACAAATGTTACAG ttCTCATGCTTACAAAACATACGAACCACTCTACATGCGTTGAACAATGTGTTCAGACTGCAGGAGACATTCTTGCCTTCAGATCTCTATGACATGACCAATATTCCTCtg GTTCTTCAAGTTTTATCCTTACTTTCACAAACCCCAGCATCCCAGTATAAGTTCAG GCCATTCCCAGAAAGCCATGTTGGTCGTAAACAAATGTACAACcatgaagaagaagaagatatTTACAGTAACCTTGCTGATATGGCTAG TCAACGAGACCTTGCAGACGAGGAAGAGAATTTATACGACTCCGTACCCGAGGACGTTGATGAAGGGATCTATGGTTCGCTTATCGCTGTCAAACAAGCAACTGGAACCTTGAAG GACAAACGAGGTTATTGCATCACTGAGATAATTGAGACAGAGAGAAACTACGTCCAACACCTTACTATGATGGTGGGAAAGTTCATTGAACCTTTCCGACAACACCAAGGGATTGATGAGAAAGATATAAGGGCAATCTTTATGAATATAGAG GATCTACTTCCAATTCATCAAGATTTTCTTCGTGAGTTGGAGAAAAGTTCAAGTGAAAGTCCTTCCACGTTAAGCAGGCCGTTCCTTAAGTTTAAG GACCGTTTCCTCTTATATGGGTTATACTGCAGCAAGTTAATTGATGCTCAAGATCATTTAGAAGATGTGAAGAAAATGAACCCGAGGTCTGGTATGTttgttgag GAATGTGAAGCAAGGGCTAGCCCAAGTAAATTCAAGTTACGCGAGTTACTATGTGTTCCTATGCAACGTATACTGAAGTATCAGTTGCTGGTTAAG gAATTAAACAAGCACACAATAGATAAGCATCCTGACAAAGGGGAGCTTGCTGGAGCCCTGGAGTCCATGCAG GAGTTATCTCATTATGTGAATGAAGTGAAAAGAGACAGTGAGATGTTGATCACAATCAACCAAGTCCAGTCTTGTCTAGTTGAATATTCAACA CAAATACCATTGAACTCGTACGGACGACTGCAGAAAGATGGAGAACTTCGTATTAAAAGTACGATggataaaaaagcaaaatcaaGAAACACATTCCTGTTTGATCAAGCACTTTTCATGACCAAAGAAGAG AACGGGAATTACCATCTAAAAGATCTTCTTCGTTTGGAAGAATATAAACTCGAAGAAATTCAACAATCCAAGGGTGGAAag tgGACATGGAACTGGTGTTTGTCAGCCACAAAGAATGGGTGTAACTCCTACATGTTGTACGCAAAGACAGCTATGGATAAAACTAAGTGGATCGAAAAACTCAAGGACTCATT TGACAACATCAGTCCACGAGAACTGAAGAACAAATCCCACAACTTCAAGATGCATTCATTCTCTGAGCCTACTTACTGCAACAATTGTAACAAGTTGTTACTGGGGACTTTCTACCAGGGATACTGGTGTCAAA GTACAAATGCTAAATGTCACAAACATTGCCTCGGAGAAATTTTGAAGAAACTCGATTCCAAAGCAGTTCGAGCTTCACGACTTTACCCGCCCAACGCAg GTTCATCAGGACCTGAAGTTCCACAGCGAGGCAAAAGAACTCGTCCTtttgataaa AAACCCATGGAAGCACCAAGCATACCACCAAGTATACCCACTCAACCTTTAAAAGCTG CAGCAGCAGTACCGCCCCCAACAATGTACCGGGCCCATCGTGACTATAACGGCAACCCCCGACCTCCCTTTCCAGGGGTAATGACAATTTCATTCTCGAGTCACGAGTACGTCATGGTGGATGAAGAAGTCAATTCTGATTGGTGGCTG GGGCACACAACAACAGATCTCGATCGGAAAGGTTATTTCCCAGCTTCGTTTGTTAGTCCTGTG ACTACTAAATCATCACGGCCAGAACGCTCGAACAATGATATACAGAGCGTACCGGGTGAATTTCCAAGGCGATCCAATCACCCCCCAGTTACACCTCCTCAACAAGCAATACCATTGGAAGAGAATATCtg GTATGCTGGAACAATGGACAGAGGTGAGGCTGAGAATTTGTTGCACGATAAACCTTCAGGAACCTTCCTAGTTAGAACCAGGGACGGACATCTGGCTATAAGTCTCAT ATATTCCAAAGAAATGAAACATATTCGTATAAATAGATCAAGTGAAGGATTGTATTTTGTTGCTGAGTGCAAGAATTTTAAATCTGTGCAG GAACTGATTCGATATTATCGTGAAAACTCCATGTCATCATCCTTCTTGGGGTTGGAAACCTCGCTACAAATTCCGTATCGTGACCCCAACTTCTTCCCAGGGATGCCGGGGCCCAACACGCGTAACTTCCCCCCACAACCCCAGGTCCCACGTCAAGGACATAGACCCAGTATACCTGGACCCCAACAAATAG